Genomic window (Nicotiana sylvestris chromosome 7, ASM39365v2, whole genome shotgun sequence):
AATGAGCTGacgaaggggcccatgaagtcaatcccccaaacatcaaacacctctacctcttgaatcgggttcatgggcatctcgtggcgacgggaaatgttcccggtttGCTAACATTCGTTGCATCTCTTCACCCATAGGTGGCATCTCTAAACACTATTGGCTAAAAGAACCCGACCTTTAGCACTTTCGCAGCTGTCCTGGCTcatccaaaatgtcctccatatgctgatgcgtgacaagcctgaagattgttctatctcggggacacacctctggatcatattatcaacacagattctaaacaaataaggctcgtcccaataatacatgcggcaatcaagataaaacatttttttttggacaggtgaaaggtcatagggaacaaTATCGCAGGCCAGGTAGTTTGCAaaatctgcataccatggcgcttcctcAAGACTGGCTACGAGCATCtactcgtctggaaaggtttccaggaTCTCTTCGACCTCGATTGATTTTTCAGCTCCTTCAAGTCGcgatagatgatcagcgacttgatATTTTGTGCCCTTACGGTCATAAATTTCGAGGTTGAATTCTTGCAACAGtagcacccaacgaatcaggcgcgACTTAGACTCCTTTATCTCAATTAGGTACTTGAGTGCTGCATGGTCAGTGTTTACAATTACCTTGGAACCAATCAGATATGATCGGAACTTGTCAAACGCAAACACCACTGCCAACATCTCCTTCTCCGTCACTGTGTAATTAAGCTATGCACCGCTTATCGTTCTTCTTGCACAGTAAATCAGGTGCATCAACTTATCTTCTCACTACTCCAAGACTGCTCTTATAGCATAGTCGCTGgtatcacacatgagctcaaatggttgctcctagttgggtgcaacaatgatgggtgcagtGATCAATCTCTTCCAGTTCCTGAAATGCCAACCTGCAATTATTAGAAAACACAAAGGGATGgtccttttcaaggagtttgcataatgggttagcaattttggaaaaatcttttatgaaacGCCGGTAGAATCCAgcgtgtccaagaaaacttcTCACCGCCTTGACTGAAGTGGGCGTTGGTAACTTCTCAATCATGTCAACCTTAGCATGGTCGACCTCAATTCCTTTACTAGACACTCGATACCCCAGAACTATACCTTCTTGTACGATAAAATGACACTTCTCCTAGTTTAGCACTAAGtttgtctccacacatcttttAAGCACTCTCCTTAAGTTGTGAAGACAGTTTTTGAATGAATCTCCCACcacggagaaatcatccataaagacctccataatatcctccaccatgtctgcGAAGATGGCTAACATGCACTGTTGAAAAGTCGCGGGTGCATTGAGCCCAAAAAGCATTCTCTGAAAGGCAAAGATGCCATACGGACAGGTGAAAGacgttttctctctatcttcgggggttattgatatctgattgtaccccgaatatccatccaagaaatagAACTGCGATCGCCCAGCTAGCCtatccaacatttggtcaatgaaaggTAGGAAGGAATGGTCCTTCCGGGTGGCTGTGTTCAATTTTCTGTAATCCATGCAGATACGCCACCCTGTGACTGTACGAGTTGAGATCAATTCACTGTTCTCATTTTTTACAACAGTCATTCctccctttttcggcacacattggacagggctgacccaattactatcagagatggggaagatgattccTGCATCTAACCATTTGATTACTTCTTTCTTTACAACCTCTTTCATGTTTGGGTTCAACCTTCATTGGTGTTCCCTAGAAGGTCTGTGCCCCTCTTCCAGGAGAATCTTATGCATATAGAAGGCTGGGTtgataccctttatgtctgccatggtccagctAATGGCAGTCTTGTTTTCCTACAGTACCTGTACGAGCCGTTCTACCTACACATCTAACAAACCGGATAATATGATAACACGCAAGGTCGATTCAGGGCCTAAGAACACATACCTGAGGTGATCTGGGAGTGGCTTCAGTTCCAACTTGGGTGGTTCCTCTATTGATTGCTTTGCTGGAGGAGTGGCCCTTTTTTCTAGCTCAAAGGACTCGAACTGAGGTTCCCTTGACCAAAATCCTCGGCCTTCCAGTGCCATGACCCATTTAGCTAACCCttcaccatccatttcttctaaattcgtcagacatgcctccaatggatctttTACAGTTAGGGTCATATCATCTTCTTGCAGGATTACATCCACTGCTTCCACTAGAGAGCAATTAGCATATTCACAAGGTCTCCTCATAGATTGCTGAACATTGAATACGACTTCTTCATCGTTCaatctcatttttaattccccagtTTCACAGTCGATCAGTGCTCTCCACATGGATAAAAATGGTCTCCCTAAAATAAGGGGTATCTCCTCATCCACCTGACAATCCAAGATAACAAAGTCTGCAAGGAACACGAATTTCCCCACttgtaccaacacatcatcaagaataCCAGTAGGCCTCTTCACTGTGCGGTCAGCCAGCTGTAGCAGTATCAAAGTTGGCCTAGCTCTACCAATGCCCAGTTTGGTGTACACAGCCAGCGGCATCAGATTTATGAtggctcccaaatcacacaacgcctttgcaaaggcataacttccaattgtgcatggaaTAGTGAAGCTACCTGGGTCCGACATCTTTTGAGCCATCGGTTTTGCCACCACTGCACTGTAGGTCTGTGTCAAAGTTACAGTAGATAgatcctgaaaatcaaacttcCATGACATTAGATCTTTCATCATCTTAGAATAACCGAGCATCTCCCTCAAGGCATCCATCAaaggaatattcaactgaatttgaCGCAGCATCTCCATGAACTTCTTATATTGGCCTGCCTTCTTTTGTTTGACCAGTCTCTGAGGGAAGGGTgcaggtatcaccctttgtgcattgctTACTGGCTTCTCTCTGTTAGAAttttctggcacaagaggtgccacctgTTCTACAACTTGCTCATTTatcttttctttgcctttttcCTCCTGACTCTGCTCAACCACCACTTCAGTAAGTTCTGTTGGTTCCTATACCTCTAATTGAACTGGAGTGGCTGGTGTAGTGTCCTTGCTGGCTTGTGCAATTTTCTACTATCTAtctaaatctctcccattccgGAGACTTACTACCATCAACTGATTTGTGTTTTGGTCCTTGGGGTTTATGTTTGTGTCTCCAGGCAAAGTTCCCTGAGGACGGTTGTTCAAAGCCATGGACAGCTGACCCAGCTGCGTTTCAATATTCTTTATGGCTGAATCATGCACTGCCAATTTTTCCTGCACTTTATTATTTGTCCCAATGAGTTGCTGAAGCATATCCCTGATTTCCACCATGTTGTTATCTTGCTGCTGAGGGGGTGGTTGGTATGTCAATTATTGCTGATTTTGTTGTGGATAGCCCTGTGGTTTCTGATATGGTACTGGCACCAATTGGTTTTGAGGGTGCATACCCCCAGGCTGCTGCATATTAGGCATGTACTGCTGATTTTGCTGCGGTCTCCACTGTTGTGCTCCTTGCCTCTGACCCCCATAGTTGttgacataattcatatcttccctTGCCCCTTGATTTTCACCTTCTCCGCTCCATGAACACACATAAGACTGATTAATACAAGGTGTACACAATCACCCATTTGTTGTATCAACAATGTGCACCTGTTTTGTACCCATATCATCAATCTTCTTTATCAATATGCTCATCTGGGTCATGAGTGTGGCCATGTTCTCTGCATgcgaattatttgggtcaagaggaaCTGAATGCACTATGGGTGTTAGTGTTGTACCTCTAGTCATCCACCCCGAATTTTGTGACATCTTATCGAGAAGGATTTTGCATTCAGTGAATGTTTTACTTAAAAATGCACCTCTAGCTGACACATCCACATTTGCTTTCAAATTGTCAGCTAGCCCCATGTAGAATCTCTGGCCGAGCATCTGGTCTGGAATGCCATGGTGAGGACACTTCACTAACATCCCTttaaatctttcccaagtttcttGCAAGGACTCAGAGGGCTGCTGCCTATACTGCAATATGTCATCAATCTGTTTTGCAGTCTTGTTAGGCGGATAGAAGTTGTTTAGGAactgcttgactaattcctcccaggtgGTAATAGAGTTGATAGGGAGCGAATTTAGCCAAGTCTGAGCTTCCCCGGTTACTGAGAATGGAAACAGTAGAAGCTTGATAGCTTCAAGAGTTGCATTTGGCTGCCTTTGGGTCATACAAATTGACAAaaaattcttcaagtgttgttgcgggtcttcaatgtgtgacccgGAGAACAATCCTTTATTCTGCAGCAGATGCAGcatgttgttggtgatctggaatgtctcCGCTGAATTGCGGGCACAACTATGGCAGTGGCCAAATTAtcagctgtgggttgtgcccagtcataaagTGCAGCTTCGGGCACAAGATGTGTCACCCTTCTGACAATTAAGTCAGCTGGCTCATTCCTGACGTTTCCGTTGATGTTatctacgtcacccatgtcaaatTCGAGTTGGTGTAATTGTTGAgattgttgaagtcttttgttggcACGGTTCAATGCCCTGAATGTTTTCTTGGGGTCTGAGAGTCCTTTTAGCAGTTTTCCAGTCCTCGAAGACCTTCTAGGTATATACCTGCTttccacaagagttcaaacgttATAATTTCAATGAAAagattgggtatagagaaaactgactacacttagaatttttgTACTTCTCTCAATtataattgataacaccgttaattccccggcaacgacgtCAAAATTTGATAACGCCAAACTATGCCTTTACAAAGTTTGGGAAAAATTGATTATGTGAATTTAGTAAATCAgtcaaaagtaattgataggttaattctcaatggttcgactctgggcagaattactcagattatatttggtACGTCCGTGTGTGTCTTTGTATAAGGTATAGTTTGGCATTATCAAATTTTGTCAGCCGCGACCGCGGCGAGGACCGCAGACCGAGAAAATCACTGAAAGTTCAAGTTTTCACCGCGACCGCGGCTCGgaccccggcaatggcgccaaaatttgataacgCCAAACTATGCCTTATACAAAGACACACCGGACatagcaaatataatctgagtaattctgcccagagtcgaaccacaaaaaattaacctatcaattacttttgacTGATTTACTAAATTCACAGAATCAATTTTTCCCAAACTTTGTAATTTACAATTGATGATGTTTCTAACAACTAAAGTCTAAAAATAATTAACAGCTGAAAATTAACTATGCTTCATGTGTAAACAGTTGGAATAAGGTCTAAGGTAATGGTTTCCCCCGTTGGTGATTTCCTTGGTTGTATGTTTCTTATAGCGATACCTTAGTTGTCTCTATCAATCAAGAACTCTCCAGCTATCATAAATCTCTCTCaagcaattatgataatttactagacgcactctctcaagctacACTAGCTAGATTCACATTACTGTTCTTTTAGATTGCATCCGAGGTATCATTATCTCTAATCTAAtctctaaaccctcggttatgactctcgtctatactccgggagtgatgttgttcaaacaactacctaaatatgcactctctctcaagaagatacatagtaaataggaacggataattgagggccctttcaactaaccacaatcaaaacgtagatgaacaaatagagattaacaaccaattcaaactatattaatataacaaccaAGTCATCCCTAACGGGTTTCaccaaaaccttagattaaagtatttagctactcatgacaacgtAAGAATAAACTACGAAAATATTCATAATGGAAAATTGCAAGAAAGATAGGAGAGAATAAGaactatgatgttttgggtgatctctcacacttgttcttcttgccaaaataatctcaaaataagtCCCTTTTTCTCTTGGGCGAGTTTCCTACatcttataagggttttacaaaagtttttCCGAATTGACACTTTGACCCCTTAACTTTCTGGACTATGAACATGCCGCCGCGGCCGCAGCGTCGACCGCGGCGCGGACCGCAGTGAGTATGCTGGGCCTTTTTGTCTTCGCGTTCCttctctttttgctcttttgTGTTTGGGTACTTCTTGAGTGGGTGTTTTCTTTACGTTATTGCCTCTAAACACTTCATGTTGCTTCCTCATATCTTATATTCCCTGCGAAACCAAATAGcattaattaaagcattttattgacaacttacattataaaacaacaacaaagcatgtgcaattatggtgtaaataacaactatatagcctattatcatTGACCAAAGTTAAACTTGACCTTTTAAGcaaaccttaaggaaccaagtgttccaatttcaacccaaactcttcaaaatcccgaactaaccatccccgcaagttataaatcagtaaaagcaagtacgtaagtcttatttaggggaacgaggtTCTAGAAAGTAAAATGACCTGTCAGGTCATTACAGAGCTCTTCCTCACACGTCCGAATACTGTTTAATACGGGAATACTTGAaaatttagttgatttcaaaattttaaatattagGCAAATTACATGAAGTATATTATAGTTATgttatataattcaaataagaaaATGATTTAAAGAAGGTAAAATATTAATCGATTCTatagtcctaaatattaggacttcatacatagttcaaataaggaaatatttaataaacaaaattttagttgattttatgtCTTAAATATTAGGAAATTAATAAAATTGACTATTTTGTCCAGTGCGAACTCTATTTTTAGAGGATAAAAATGgcaaacgatatttcgctaagggtgttaatgcttttaatataactagtttcTCGGCATGTGCATTGCACATGTATGCCAAGTTATATAGTACACAATTTTGTAAAATAATATCTTAATCTTTTCTATCGTGACTGAACCTGAGATGATTAAGTACTCAAAATGGAAAAATGCATTTAACAGTAGATCAATTGAAAGCATGCAAAAAGAGATTGATACAAATATGTCCAATAGATCCAGAATTTATCAAAGTCGTTTCACCTATTTTACCTCTCTTCATCCCTTAGTACCAGAGCTCACCCTTTTTATTGTAACCCATATGTTTTATGCTAACCAAGCAAAAATTGGTTTAACTGGTCAATATCTGACTGAAAAagataatttattttaatttatgcTGGCAACACTAAGCGAATACAAATTTAAGTGGTTCAACAAAAACAATATTAGAAAGAAACATGCAATTGAATGAGTATTAATTCATTTTTGAACTTGATGAGAACGGCTTCAACGTCTTAGCATGTTTTCTTAATATTCACTCCCCATATAAGACAAATATTTCGAGTCAATGGGGAATCTACGtacttaaccaaaaaaaaaagtaaaaaagaaattaaagaatgTCCTGTCATTAAATTTAGACAGTGAGAAATTTAAACGTGAAATGAGCATATTTTCTGCTCTTCCAACCCACTACGAAAATtaaacagaaaaaa
Coding sequences:
- the LOC104243255 gene encoding uncharacterized protein yields the protein MVEIRDMLQQLIGTNNKVQEKLAVHDSAIKNIETQLGQLSMALNNRPQGTLPGDTNINPKDQNTNQLMSQEEKGKEKINEQVVEQVAPLVPENSNREKPVSNAQRVIPAPFPQRLVKQKKAGQYKKFMEMLRQIQLNIPLMDALREMLGYSKMMKDLMSWKFDFQDLSTVTLTQTYSAVVAKPMAQKMSDPGSFTIPCTIGSYAFAKALCDLGAIINLMPLAVYTKLGIGRARPTLILLQLADRTVKRPTGILDDVLVQVGKFVFLADFVILDCQVDEEIPLILGRPFLSMWRALIDCETGELKMRLNDEEVVFNVQQSMRRPCEYANCSLVEAVDVILQEDDMTLTVKDPLEACLTNLEEMDGEGLAKWVMALEGRGFWSREPQFESFELEKRATPPAKQSIEEPPKLELKPLPDHLRLAFQELEEIDHCTHHCCTQLGATI